From a region of the Pukyongiella litopenaei genome:
- a CDS encoding TIGR00282 family metallophosphoesterase, which translates to MRLLFLGDVMGRAGRAAIRDRLPGLRDAWRLDFVVVNGENATSGMGLNVAHAKGLLDAGADCLTLGDHAFDQRDMLQFIETEPRIIRPVNYAKQAPGKGFRLFEARGGRKVLVAQVLGNVFMRRAFDDPFSAIEPVLKAHPLGGMASAAIVDMHCEATSEKMAMGHFCNGRASLVVGTHTHVPTADAQILSGGTAYLTDAGMCGSYDSVIGMDKAEPLRRFVTGMARDRFTPAMGEATLSGILVETDDRSGKALSVRMVREGGSLEQAGP; encoded by the coding sequence ATGAGATTGCTTTTTCTTGGTGACGTGATGGGGCGCGCGGGCCGCGCCGCCATCAGGGACCGGCTGCCCGGTCTGCGCGACGCGTGGCGGCTGGATTTCGTCGTGGTGAACGGCGAGAACGCGACCAGCGGCATGGGGCTGAACGTCGCCCATGCCAAGGGGCTGCTGGATGCCGGGGCCGATTGCCTGACGCTGGGCGATCATGCCTTTGACCAGCGCGACATGCTGCAGTTCATCGAAACCGAACCGCGCATCATCCGGCCGGTCAACTATGCCAAGCAGGCGCCGGGCAAGGGGTTCCGGCTGTTCGAGGCGCGCGGCGGGCGCAAGGTGCTGGTGGCGCAGGTGCTCGGCAACGTGTTCATGCGCCGGGCCTTCGACGATCCGTTTTCGGCGATCGAACCGGTGCTCAAGGCGCATCCGCTGGGCGGGATGGCCAGCGCGGCGATCGTCGATATGCATTGCGAGGCCACGTCCGAAAAGATGGCGATGGGACATTTCTGCAATGGCCGCGCCAGCCTGGTGGTCGGCACGCATACGCATGTGCCCACCGCGGATGCGCAGATCCTGTCGGGCGGCACGGCCTATCTGACCGATGCCGGCATGTGCGGATCCTACGATTCGGTGATCGGGATGGACAAGGCCGAGCCGCTGCGCCGGTTTGTCACCGGCATGGCAAGGGACCGGTTCACGCCGGCCATGGGCGAGGCGACGCTGTCGGGCATCCTCGTGGAAACCGACGACCGCAGCGGCAAGGCGCTGTCGGTGCGGATGGTGCGCGAGGGCGGATCGCTGGAACAGGCGGGGCCGTGA
- a CDS encoding SLC13 family permease, with the protein MTSDQIILFALFGAVFALLLWGRFRYDLVAFSALMLGVVSGVVPTESAFSGFGHPATLVVALVLIVSAGLVRSGAVFLITRTLVDSARGLGRHIALMGAVGALLSAFMNNVAALALLMPVDIQTARKAGRAPGLSLMPLSFATILGGMATLIGTPPNIIIASIRHDTLGEPFHMFDFAPVGATAALAGLVFVALIGWRLIPDRGGAQEPEATFAPYIAELTLPEDTPHEGKRLAELDTEAERADVAILGLVRNGKRRYGRAANAVLRAGDTLVLEAAPAALDEFRSALGLAFSDAERQEQLTAAGEGLEVIELVVPEGARIAGRTAQGLGLAWRQNAILMGISREGRPIRDQVRKTEVHPGDILLLLCPTGRTADVTDWIGGLPLAQRGLSVTADDKTWTAISLFAAAVAAASLGLIYLPVALGLVVIAYVLARILPIADIYNHVEWPVVVLLGSMIPLGAALETSGGTELIAGALVTLTAGLPAWVVLTVLMLVTMTLSDVLNNTATTIVAAPVGIQMAQTLGVSPDPFLMAVAVAASSAFLTPIGHKNNTLILGPGGYRFGDYWRMGLPLEALIVAVSIPAILLFWPL; encoded by the coding sequence ATGACATCCGACCAGATCATCCTGTTCGCCTTGTTCGGCGCCGTGTTCGCGTTGCTGCTCTGGGGCCGGTTTCGATACGACCTCGTCGCATTCTCGGCGCTGATGCTGGGTGTCGTGTCCGGCGTGGTCCCCACCGAGAGCGCCTTTTCGGGGTTCGGCCACCCCGCCACCCTGGTGGTGGCGCTGGTGCTGATCGTCTCGGCGGGGTTGGTCCGCTCGGGCGCAGTGTTCCTGATCACCCGCACGCTGGTCGACAGCGCCCGCGGCCTGGGCCGCCACATCGCGCTGATGGGCGCGGTGGGGGCGCTGCTGTCGGCTTTCATGAACAACGTCGCCGCGCTGGCGCTGCTGATGCCGGTCGACATCCAGACCGCGCGCAAGGCGGGCCGGGCACCGGGCCTGTCGCTGATGCCGCTGAGTTTCGCCACCATCCTGGGCGGCATGGCGACGCTGATCGGCACGCCCCCCAACATCATCATCGCCAGCATCCGCCACGACACGCTGGGCGAACCCTTCCACATGTTCGATTTCGCGCCGGTGGGCGCGACCGCGGCACTGGCCGGGCTGGTCTTTGTGGCGCTGATCGGCTGGCGGCTGATCCCCGACCGGGGCGGCGCACAGGAACCCGAGGCTACCTTTGCCCCCTATATCGCCGAACTGACCCTGCCCGAAGATACGCCGCATGAAGGCAAGCGCCTGGCCGAGCTCGATACCGAAGCCGAACGCGCCGATGTCGCGATCCTCGGCCTGGTCCGCAACGGCAAACGCCGCTACGGCCGCGCCGCCAACGCGGTGCTGCGGGCCGGCGACACGCTGGTGCTCGAGGCCGCGCCGGCGGCCCTGGACGAGTTCCGCTCGGCGCTCGGGCTCGCCTTTTCCGACGCCGAACGGCAGGAGCAGCTGACCGCGGCGGGCGAAGGGCTGGAGGTGATCGAGCTCGTGGTGCCCGAAGGCGCGCGCATCGCCGGGCGCACCGCGCAGGGGCTGGGGCTGGCCTGGCGGCAGAACGCGATTCTGATGGGGATCTCCCGCGAAGGCCGCCCGATCCGCGACCAGGTGCGCAAGACCGAGGTGCATCCCGGCGATATCCTGCTGCTGCTGTGCCCGACCGGGCGCACCGCCGACGTGACCGACTGGATCGGCGGCCTGCCGCTGGCCCAGCGCGGGCTGAGCGTGACCGCCGACGACAAGACCTGGACCGCCATCAGCCTGTTCGCCGCCGCGGTGGCGGCGGCCAGCCTTGGCCTGATCTACCTGCCGGTGGCGCTGGGGCTGGTGGTGATCGCCTATGTGCTGGCCCGCATCCTGCCGATCGCGGACATCTACAATCACGTCGAATGGCCGGTGGTGGTGCTGCTGGGCTCGATGATCCCGCTGGGCGCGGCGCTCGAGACCTCGGGCGGCACCGAACTGATCGCGGGCGCGCTGGTGACGCTGACCGCAGGCCTGCCCGCCTGGGTCGTGCTCACGGTGCTGATGCTGGTGACGATGACCCTGTCGGACGTGCTGAACAACACCGCGACGACCATCGTCGCCGCCCCGGTGGGCATCCAGATGGCCCAGACGCTGGGGGTGTCGCCCGACCCGTTCCTGATGGCGGTCGCGGTGGCGGCGTCGTCGGCCTTCCTGACCCCCATCGGGCACAAGAACAACACCCTGATCCTGGGGCCGGGCGGCTATCGGTTCGGCGATTACTGGCGGATGGGGCTGCCGCTGGAGGCGCTGATCGTTGCGGTGTCGATCCCGGCGATCCTGCTGTTCTGGCCGCTCTGA
- a CDS encoding SLC13 family permease, translated as MDLIQLSDTAGAITALAIVGAMFAMFVRERYPAEVVAIAGVAAMLVLGILSYDDALRVLSNPAPWTIAAMFIVMGALVRTGALEWFTHLAEAQADTSPARAIGALMLFVVVASAFVNNTPVVVVMIPVFVQLSRKLGMSASKFLIPLSYAAILGGCLTLIGTSTNLLVDGVARSRGLDPFTIFEVTPLAVLLVIWGGVYLRFVAPRLLPERDSMASLLSDKRSMKFFTEAVIPPDSNLIGRDVTGVQLFKRPGVRLIDVVRGDASLRRDLAGVTLQVGDRVVLRTRMTELLSLQNNKELKRVDQVSAVETTTVEVLITPGCKMVGRRMGDIRLRRRYGVYPLAVHRRNQNIGRMLDDLVVRVGDTLLLEGAPADIRRLSVDMDMVDVGQPSDRGFRRSHAPLAIAALAGIVVLAALGVAPILLLAVLAMAMIFLTRCIDADEAFSFVDGRLLALIFAMLAVGAALESSGAVALIVDTIAPALKMLPPFLIVWVIYLLTSILTELVSNNAVAVVVTPIAIGLAQAMGIDPRPLVVAVMVAASASFATPIGYQTNMMVYGPGGYRFTDFLRVGIPLSLSVGILASALIPFIWPL; from the coding sequence ATGGACCTGATTCAGCTTTCCGACACCGCGGGCGCGATAACGGCACTGGCCATCGTGGGCGCGATGTTCGCGATGTTCGTCCGCGAACGGTACCCGGCCGAGGTCGTGGCGATCGCGGGCGTGGCGGCGATGCTGGTGCTGGGCATCCTGTCCTATGACGACGCGCTGCGGGTGTTGTCGAACCCGGCCCCCTGGACCATTGCCGCGATGTTCATCGTGATGGGCGCGCTGGTGCGGACCGGTGCGCTGGAATGGTTCACCCACCTGGCCGAAGCCCAGGCCGACACCAGCCCGGCCCGCGCCATCGGCGCGCTGATGCTGTTCGTGGTGGTGGCCTCGGCCTTTGTCAACAACACCCCGGTGGTGGTGGTGATGATCCCGGTTTTCGTCCAGCTGTCGCGCAAGCTGGGCATGTCGGCCAGCAAGTTCCTGATCCCGCTGTCCTATGCCGCGATCCTGGGCGGCTGTCTGACGCTGATCGGCACCTCGACCAACCTGCTGGTGGACGGGGTGGCGCGGTCGCGCGGGCTGGACCCGTTCACCATATTCGAGGTCACGCCGCTGGCGGTGCTGCTGGTGATCTGGGGCGGGGTCTATCTGCGCTTTGTCGCGCCCCGGCTGCTGCCCGAGCGTGACAGCATGGCGTCGCTGCTGTCGGACAAGCGGTCGATGAAGTTCTTTACCGAGGCGGTGATCCCGCCCGACAGCAACCTGATCGGGCGCGACGTGACCGGGGTGCAGCTGTTCAAGCGACCGGGAGTGCGGCTGATCGACGTGGTGCGGGGCGATGCCTCGCTGCGGCGCGATCTGGCCGGGGTGACGCTGCAGGTGGGCGACCGGGTGGTGCTGCGCACGCGGATGACCGAGCTTCTGAGCCTGCAGAACAACAAGGAACTGAAGCGGGTGGACCAGGTGTCGGCGGTCGAGACCACCACCGTCGAGGTGCTGATCACGCCGGGCTGCAAGATGGTCGGCCGGCGGATGGGCGACATCCGGCTGCGGCGGCGCTATGGGGTCTATCCGCTGGCCGTGCATCGCCGGAACCAGAATATCGGGCGGATGCTGGACGACCTGGTGGTGCGGGTGGGCGACACGCTGCTGCTCGAAGGCGCGCCGGCCGATATCCGGCGGTTGTCGGTGGATATGGACATGGTCGATGTCGGCCAGCCGTCGGACCGGGGGTTCCGCCGCAGCCACGCGCCGCTGGCGATCGCGGCGCTGGCGGGGATCGTGGTGCTGGCCGCTCTCGGCGTGGCGCCGATCCTGCTGCTGGCGGTGCTGGCAATGGCGATGATCTTCCTGACCCGCTGCATCGACGCGGACGAGGCGTTTTCCTTTGTCGATGGCCGGTTGCTGGCGCTGATCTTCGCCATGCTCGCGGTCGGGGCGGCGCTGGAAAGCTCGGGCGCGGTGGCACTGATCGTGGACACGATCGCCCCGGCGCTCAAGATGCTGCCGCCGTTCCTGATCGTCTGGGTGATCTATCTGCTGACCTCGATCCTGACCGAACTGGTGTCCAACAACGCGGTGGCGGTCGTGGTCACGCCGATCGCGATCGGGCTGGCGCAGGCGATGGGGATCGATCCGCGCCCGCTGGTCGTCGCGGTGATGGTGGCGGCCTCGGCCTCGTTCGCGACGCCGATCGGGTATCAGACCAACATGATGGTCTATGGGCCGGGCGGCTACCGGTTCACCGATTTCCTGCGCGTGGGCATCCCGCTGAGCCTGAGTGTCGGTATCCTCGCCTCGGCCTTGATCCCTTTCATATGGCCTTTGTGA
- a CDS encoding putative hemolysin, producing MRHILAPALCCVALAACAEDPPQTGLANPAASFCVEQGGRHEIRDTTDGQTGICILPDGREVDAWAYFREQTGG from the coding sequence ATGCGCCATATCCTTGCCCCCGCCCTGTGTTGCGTCGCCCTGGCGGCCTGCGCCGAAGACCCCCCGCAGACCGGTCTGGCCAACCCCGCCGCGAGTTTCTGCGTCGAACAGGGGGGCCGGCACGAGATCAGGGACACAACCGATGGGCAGACCGGTATCTGCATCCTGCCCGATGGTCGCGAGGTGGATGCCTGGGCGTATTTCCGGGAACAGACCGGCGGCTGA
- a CDS encoding YbaY family lipoprotein, protein MNRRRFSSAMAVAALAAATTSFAGLRPAAASDAASADSAKVTGSVTWRERIAVKPGMVLDVELLDTSRADAPAIRMAQRRYALDKVPFGFSLETDAALIEDNHRYTVAARVFDGGRVAWRSTSAHAVLTGGAPNEVEILVERMAAPASVLDESHWQVVQLNGAAVESPKPPTVSFLADGGLAVFSGCNRHHGSVVIDGDGLTVNRNMAGTKMACLPPLDVLERDLVAALFDTVRFSLRGDRLILLNAEGAPVLVLERAG, encoded by the coding sequence ATGAATCGCCGCCGGTTTTCCTCTGCCATGGCTGTCGCCGCGCTGGCGGCCGCAACGACATCGTTCGCGGGCCTGCGCCCCGCCGCGGCATCCGACGCGGCATCCGCGGACAGCGCAAAGGTGACCGGCAGCGTCACCTGGCGCGAACGGATCGCGGTGAAACCAGGCATGGTGCTGGATGTCGAACTGCTCGACACGTCGCGGGCGGATGCACCGGCGATCCGGATGGCGCAGCGGCGCTATGCGCTGGACAAGGTGCCGTTCGGGTTTTCGCTGGAAACCGACGCCGCACTGATCGAGGACAACCACCGCTATACCGTGGCCGCGCGCGTTTTCGACGGCGGACGGGTGGCGTGGCGGTCCACCTCGGCCCATGCGGTGCTGACCGGCGGCGCGCCGAACGAGGTCGAGATCCTGGTCGAGCGCATGGCCGCGCCGGCATCGGTTCTCGACGAATCGCACTGGCAGGTGGTTCAGCTGAACGGGGCGGCGGTCGAAAGCCCGAAACCGCCAACGGTGTCCTTTCTCGCCGATGGCGGGCTGGCGGTGTTCAGCGGCTGCAACCGCCATCACGGCTCTGTCGTGATCGATGGTGACGGGCTGACCGTCAACCGCAACATGGCCGGGACAAAGATGGCCTGCCTGCCGCCGCTGGACGTGCTCGAACGCGATCTGGTCGCGGCCTTGTTCGACACGGTGCGGTTCTCGCTCCGGGGCGACCGGCTGATCCTGCTGAATGCCGAGGGCGCGCCGGTTCTGGTGCTCGAACGCGCGGGGTAG
- a CDS encoding 5-formyltetrahydrofolate cyclo-ligase, protein MTLAEDKAAARRAGLARREAAHAAAVPGAAVRLSDVLAGYRGVPLAGYMPIRTEIDPLAAMAEAAAHGPVGVPVIAGRDQPLRFSRWEPDAPLRDGPFGARVPLVDDFLDPEILIVPLVAFDAVGGRLGYGGGFYDRTLERLRRRRPTLAIGFAYDAQQADALPLEPTDQPLDMIVTESRVIGR, encoded by the coding sequence GTGACCCTGGCCGAGGACAAGGCGGCGGCGCGCAGGGCCGGGCTGGCCCGTCGCGAGGCCGCCCACGCGGCCGCAGTGCCGGGGGCGGCCGTGCGGCTGTCCGACGTGCTGGCGGGCTATCGCGGGGTGCCGCTGGCCGGATACATGCCGATCCGCACCGAGATCGACCCGCTGGCCGCCATGGCCGAGGCGGCGGCCCACGGGCCGGTCGGCGTTCCGGTGATCGCGGGCAGGGACCAGCCACTGAGGTTTTCGCGCTGGGAACCGGACGCGCCGCTGCGCGACGGGCCGTTCGGGGCGCGGGTGCCGCTGGTCGACGATTTCCTCGATCCCGAGATCCTGATCGTGCCGCTGGTGGCCTTCGATGCCGTCGGTGGCCGGCTGGGCTATGGCGGCGGGTTCTATGACCGCACGCTCGAGCGGTTGCGGCGCCGGCGCCCGACGCTGGCCATCGGCTTTGCCTATGATGCCCAACAGGCCGACGCCTTGCCGCTGGAGCCGACCGACCAGCCGCTCGACATGATCGTCACCGAAAGCCGGGTGATCGGCCGGTGA
- a CDS encoding DMT family transporter: MTLRQVALYSLILVIAGAGWGMTQPLTKIAVSTGHGPFGLIFWQMLIGAVAMAALLALRGRPLPLHRAALRVYLVIALIGTLLPNSAGYTAIAHLPSGFMSVLLSLVPLYAFPIALLLGLERFAPRRLAGLLIGLAGVALLVLPEASLPDRAALIWVPVALVSGLCYACEGNIVARWGTAGLGPSQVLCGASALGAVLILPVALATGQFISPLAGFGVPERALVVAALIHVAVYAAYVWLVAHAGPVFAVQVSYLVTGFGVLWAMLMLGETYAPYFWAAMALVLAGVFLVQPRRQRVLAPDPAIKQT; the protein is encoded by the coding sequence GTGACGCTCCGGCAGGTCGCGCTCTATTCCCTGATCCTGGTCATTGCCGGGGCAGGGTGGGGGATGACCCAGCCGTTGACCAAGATCGCGGTCAGCACCGGGCACGGGCCGTTCGGGCTGATCTTCTGGCAGATGCTGATCGGCGCGGTCGCGATGGCCGCGTTGCTGGCGTTGCGTGGCCGGCCCCTGCCGCTGCACCGGGCGGCGTTGCGGGTCTACCTGGTGATCGCGTTGATCGGCACGCTGCTGCCCAATTCCGCCGGCTACACCGCAATCGCCCATCTGCCCAGCGGGTTCATGTCGGTGCTGCTGTCGCTGGTGCCGCTCTATGCCTTTCCGATCGCGCTGCTGCTGGGGCTCGAGCGATTTGCGCCGCGTCGTCTGGCCGGGCTGCTGATCGGGCTGGCGGGCGTCGCGCTGCTGGTTCTGCCCGAGGCCAGCCTGCCCGACCGCGCCGCGCTGATCTGGGTGCCGGTCGCGCTGGTCTCGGGGCTCTGCTATGCCTGCGAGGGCAATATCGTCGCCCGCTGGGGCACCGCCGGGCTGGGACCGTCGCAGGTGTTGTGCGGCGCATCGGCGCTGGGCGCGGTGCTGATCCTGCCGGTGGCGCTGGCAACCGGGCAGTTCATTTCGCCCCTGGCCGGGTTCGGGGTGCCGGAACGCGCGCTGGTGGTTGCCGCGCTGATCCATGTGGCGGTCTATGCCGCCTATGTCTGGCTGGTGGCACATGCGGGGCCGGTCTTTGCGGTTCAGGTCAGTTACCTCGTCACCGGGTTCGGCGTGCTCTGGGCGATGCTGATGCTGGGCGAAACCTATGCGCCTTATTTCTGGGCAGCGATGGCGCTGGTGCTGGCGGGCGTGTTCCTCGTTCAGCCCCGGCGGCAGCGCGTGCTTGCCCCCGATCCCGCAATCAAACAAACTTGA
- a CDS encoding FAD-binding dehydrogenase: MTDRADAIIVGAGLAGLAAAAELADRGKRVILLDQEPEHFLGGQAFWSLGGLFMVDTPEQRRMGIRDSAELALRDWMGSAGFDRAEDGWPRRWAEAYVAFAAGEMRPWLHRMGLRWFPVVGWAERGGGWADGHGNSVPRFHISWGTGPGVVRVFADRVLAHVAAGLIDMRFRHQVDDILMENGCATGVSGTVLAADDASRGQKTNRRKADDFTCRAASVIVTSGGIGGNFDLVRKAWPRDRLGEPPATMIAGVPAHVDGRMIAISEAAGGHVINRDRMWHYTEGVRNWDPIWPDHGIRILPGPSSLWFDATGRRLPPPCLPGFDTLGTLREIMATGHDYSWFVLTQTVIKKEFALSGSEQNPDFTSGSWREVIRQRILSGRNATGPVEAFKTHGADFVVADTLEQLVEGMNRLGEVPLDGAGLRAQIEARDAQVDNPFTKDAQMMAILAARNYRGDRLIRTAKPHRFLDPANGPLIAVKLHILTRKTLGGLQTDLDSRMIGADGRVVPGLFAAGEAAGFGGGGYHGYNALEGTFLGGCIFSGRNAGRSQAVA; encoded by the coding sequence ATGACCGATCGGGCGGATGCGATCATCGTTGGCGCGGGGCTGGCCGGGCTGGCGGCGGCGGCCGAACTGGCCGACCGGGGCAAGCGGGTGATTCTGCTGGACCAGGAACCCGAACATTTTCTGGGTGGCCAGGCGTTCTGGAGCCTGGGCGGGCTGTTCATGGTCGACACCCCCGAGCAACGCCGCATGGGTATCCGCGACAGCGCCGAACTGGCCCTGCGCGACTGGATGGGCAGCGCCGGGTTCGACCGCGCCGAAGACGGCTGGCCGCGCAGATGGGCCGAGGCCTATGTGGCCTTTGCCGCAGGCGAGATGCGCCCCTGGCTGCACCGGATGGGGCTGCGCTGGTTTCCGGTGGTCGGCTGGGCCGAGCGCGGCGGCGGCTGGGCCGACGGGCATGGCAATTCGGTGCCGCGCTTCCACATCAGCTGGGGCACCGGGCCCGGCGTGGTCCGGGTCTTTGCCGACCGGGTGCTGGCCCATGTCGCCGCCGGGCTGATCGACATGAGGTTCCGCCACCAGGTCGATGACATCCTGATGGAAAACGGGTGTGCAACCGGCGTTTCCGGCACCGTTCTTGCCGCGGATGACGCCTCGCGCGGTCAGAAAACCAATCGCCGCAAGGCCGACGATTTCACCTGCCGCGCCGCTTCGGTCATCGTTACCTCGGGCGGGATCGGCGGCAATTTCGACCTCGTGCGCAAGGCCTGGCCCCGCGACCGCCTGGGCGAGCCGCCCGCAACCATGATCGCCGGTGTTCCCGCCCATGTCGATGGCCGCATGATCGCCATATCCGAAGCCGCCGGCGGCCATGTGATCAATCGCGACCGGATGTGGCATTACACCGAAGGCGTGCGCAACTGGGATCCGATCTGGCCCGATCACGGTATCCGCATCCTGCCGGGGCCGTCGTCGCTGTGGTTCGATGCCACCGGCCGGCGCCTGCCGCCGCCCTGCCTGCCCGGTTTCGACACGCTGGGCACGCTGCGCGAAATCATGGCCACGGGGCATGACTACAGCTGGTTCGTGCTGACCCAGACGGTCATCAAGAAGGAATTTGCCCTCTCGGGCAGCGAACAGAACCCCGATTTCACCTCGGGCAGCTGGCGCGAGGTGATCCGCCAGCGCATCCTGTCGGGCCGGAACGCGACCGGGCCGGTCGAAGCCTTCAAGACACATGGCGCCGATTTCGTCGTGGCCGACACGCTGGAACAGCTGGTCGAGGGCATGAACCGGCTGGGAGAGGTCCCGCTCGACGGTGCCGGGCTGCGCGCCCAGATCGAGGCGCGCGACGCGCAGGTCGACAACCCGTTCACCAAGGACGCGCAGATGATGGCCATTCTCGCCGCCCGCAACTATCGCGGCGACAGGCTGATCCGCACCGCCAAACCGCACCGGTTTCTCGACCCCGCCAACGGGCCCCTGATCGCGGTCAAGCTGCATATCCTGACCCGCAAGACCCTTGGCGGGTTGCAGACCGATCTCGACAGCCGGATGATCGGCGCGGATGGCCGGGTCGTGCCGGGGCTGTTCGCCGCCGGCGAAGCCGCCGGGTTCGGCGGCGGCGGCTATCATGGCTACAACGCGCTGGAAGGCACCTTCCTGGGCGGCTGCATCTTTTCGGGACGCAACGCCGGGCGGTCGCAGGCGGTGGCCTAG
- the mgtE gene encoding magnesium transporter, with protein MTEEAEQARDESRHDDEAYQLPPRTVTAILYAVDTGDRDRLEELMAPLHAADIADLLEQMNTHDRAELIRLHDRDFDGEILSELDETLREEVIAMLHPAVLAEAVRDLESDDVVDLVEDLEEPQQEAILDALEDADRVAVERALAYPENSAGRLMQREVVMAPEDWTVGQAIDFLRAADDLPEQFYHVVLVDPRMHPVGNVTLGRLMSHRREVPLSELTEDVFEVIPVTRDEEDVAYAFNQYHLISAPVVDDDGRLVGVITIDDAMAVLDDEHEEDILRMAGVSDESSLSDTIFAAARGRATWLSVNLLTAILAAFVINLFSEEIEAMVALAVLMPIVASMGGNAGTQTMTVTVRALATRDLTAQNALRVMRREISVGAVNGVLFGVLIALVAGFWFGVPMLAAVICVAMMLTQVTAALGGFAIPMLLDRAGIDPALASGPFVTSVTDVVGFFTFLGLAGWVLL; from the coding sequence ATGACCGAAGAAGCCGAGCAGGCCAGGGATGAAAGCCGGCACGACGACGAAGCGTATCAGTTGCCGCCGCGCACCGTAACCGCGATTCTCTATGCGGTCGATACCGGTGACCGCGACCGGCTCGAAGAACTGATGGCACCGCTGCACGCGGCCGACATCGCCGACCTGCTCGAGCAGATGAACACCCATGACCGGGCCGAACTGATCCGGCTCCATGACCGCGATTTCGACGGTGAAATCCTGTCCGAACTGGACGAGACGCTGCGCGAAGAGGTCATCGCCATGCTGCACCCGGCGGTGCTGGCCGAGGCGGTGCGCGACCTGGAAAGCGACGATGTCGTGGATCTGGTCGAGGATCTCGAGGAACCGCAGCAGGAGGCGATTCTCGACGCGCTGGAAGATGCCGACCGGGTCGCGGTGGAACGCGCACTGGCCTATCCGGAGAACTCGGCCGGCCGCCTGATGCAGCGCGAGGTGGTGATGGCCCCCGAGGACTGGACCGTGGGCCAGGCCATCGATTTCCTGCGCGCCGCGGATGATCTGCCCGAACAGTTCTATCACGTCGTTCTGGTCGACCCGCGGATGCATCCCGTCGGCAACGTGACGCTGGGCAGATTGATGAGCCACCGGCGCGAGGTGCCGTTGTCCGAACTGACCGAAGACGTGTTCGAGGTGATCCCGGTCACGCGGGACGAAGAGGACGTGGCCTATGCCTTCAACCAGTATCACCTGATCTCGGCCCCGGTGGTCGATGACGACGGGCGGCTGGTCGGCGTGATCACCATCGACGACGCCATGGCCGTTCTCGACGACGAACACGAAGAAGACATCCTGCGCATGGCCGGGGTGAGCGACGAATCGAGCCTGTCGGACACCATTTTCGCCGCCGCGCGGGGGCGTGCGACATGGTTGTCCGTGAACCTGCTGACGGCAATTCTGGCCGCGTTCGTGATCAACCTGTTCTCTGAGGAGATCGAAGCGATGGTGGCGCTGGCGGTGCTGATGCCGATCGTCGCGTCGATGGGCGGCAATGCGGGCACCCAGACCATGACCGTCACGGTGCGGGCGCTGGCCACGCGCGACCTGACCGCGCAGAACGCGCTGCGCGTGATGCGGCGCGAGATCTCGGTGGGGGCGGTGAACGGGGTGTTGTTCGGCGTTCTGATCGCGCTGGTGGCCGGGTTCTGGTTCGGCGTGCCGATGCTGGCGGCGGTGATCTGCGTGGCGATGATGTTGACCCAGGTTACCGCGGCGCTGGGCGGCTTCGCGATCCCGATGCTGCTGGACCGGGCCGGGATCGACCCCGCCCTGGCCTCAGGACCATTCGTGACCTCGGTGACGGACGTGGTCGGGTTTTTCACCTTTCTCGGGCTTGCCGGCTGGGTTCTGCTGTGA
- a CDS encoding glutamine amidotransferase: protein MKPFLILQLRPETDAADGEFASILARAHLPEHRARRIRLDQECLPDDLELDDYAGVIVGGGPGCVSDPPEEKSPLDARIEAQIMGLMPRITATDHPFMGCCYGLGILAAHLGGDVSRARYSEPVGPSECIPTTAAADDPLMRGLPGRWAAFVGHKEAVQALPPGCVHLVSSAPCPFQMIRHGRNVYATQFHPEADARDFENRIRIYKNHGYFPPEMAEALIDICHAADVTVPGEILRRFAARYG, encoded by the coding sequence ATGAAACCGTTCCTGATCCTACAGCTGCGCCCCGAAACCGACGCCGCCGATGGCGAGTTTGCGTCGATCCTGGCCCGCGCCCACCTGCCCGAGCATCGCGCCCGGCGGATCCGGCTCGACCAGGAATGCCTGCCCGACGACCTGGAGCTGGACGATTATGCCGGCGTGATCGTCGGTGGCGGCCCCGGCTGCGTCAGCGACCCGCCCGAGGAGAAATCACCGCTGGACGCGCGGATCGAGGCGCAGATCATGGGGCTGATGCCCCGGATCACCGCGACCGACCATCCGTTCATGGGCTGCTGCTACGGGCTGGGCATCCTTGCCGCGCATCTGGGCGGCGATGTCTCCAGGGCCCGGTATTCCGAACCGGTCGGACCATCGGAATGCATACCCACCACGGCGGCGGCCGATGATCCGCTGATGCGGGGGCTTCCGGGCCGCTGGGCCGCCTTTGTCGGGCACAAGGAAGCGGTGCAGGCGCTGCCGCCGGGTTGCGTGCATCTGGTCAGTTCGGCCCCCTGCCCGTTCCAGATGATCCGCCATGGCCGGAACGTCTATGCCACCCAGTTCCATCCCGAGGCGGATGCGCGGGATTTCGAGAACCGTATCCGCATCTACAAAAACCACGGCTATTTTCCGCCCGAGATGGCCGAGGCGCTGATCGACATCTGCCATGCCGCCGATGTCACCGTGCCGGGTGAAATCCTGCGCCGGTTCGCCGCCCGCTACGGCTGA